In Quercus robur chromosome 10, dhQueRobu3.1, whole genome shotgun sequence, a genomic segment contains:
- the LOC126704396 gene encoding endonuclease III homolog 1, chloroplastic-like isoform X3 has protein sequence MPLILLGTNLCTSSLAFGFGRIRLFGAMSKPNKTLSSKLLHSKTQVPISDPNPGVPGSESSNGGSVPEQHVYVRKKRVKKLVQVKEEDHEAESNNKKLRGLPDIEEFAYKNDSFPSRKSNPASDVLPVKTEVASSIIPRGEPPPNWMKVLEGIRKMRSSEDAPVDTMGCEKAGSSLPPKERRFAVLVSSLLSSQTKDNVTNGAIQRLLQNDLLVADAIDKADEATIKSLIYPVGFYTRKAENMKKIAKICLMKYDGDIPSSLEELLLLPGIGPKMAHLVMNVGWNNVQGICVDTHVHRICNRLGWVSRPGTKQKTSTPEQTREALQLWLPKEEWVPINPLLDLGRQFVLLSGLTVEGVV, from the exons atgcccCTCATTCTCCTAGGAACTAACTTGTGCACATCTTCACTTGCTTTCGGTTTTGGTCGAATCAGATTGTTCGGCGCCATGTCCAAACCCAACAAAACACTCTCTTCCAAACTCCTCCATTCCAAAACCCAAGTGCCCATTTCAGACCCAAACCCAG GAGTTCCAGGTTCTGAATCTTCCAATGGCGGCTCTGTCCCAGAACAACATGTATATGTGAggaaaaagagagtgaaaaagtTAGTACAAGTTAAAGAAGAGGATCATGAAGCAGAATCCAATAACAAGAAA CTGCGTGGCCTACCTGACATTGAAGAATTCGCATACAAGAATGATTCTTTTCCGTCAA GGAAGTCAAATCCTGCCTCAGATGTGCTTCCAGTGAAAACTGAAGTTGCTTCTTCAATCATACCTAGAG GTGAACCACCTCCAAATTGGATGAAAGTCCTTGAAGGGATTCGCAAAATGAGGTCTTCTGAGGATGCACCAGTAGACACAATGGGATGTGAGAAAGCTGGCAGCTCTCTTCCTCCTAAG GAAAGAAGATTTGCTGTCTTAGTCTCTTCGCTTCTGTCAAGTCAAACCAAGGATAATGTTACTAATG GAGCAATTCAGCGTCTCCTTCAAAATGATCTGCTCGTTGCTGATGCCATTGACAAAGCCGATGAAGCAACTATCAAAAGCTTGATTTACCCT gttgGATTTTATACAAGAAAAGCTGAGAATATgaagaaaattgcaaaaatttgtCTCATGAAGTATGATGGTGACATACCTAGCTCATTGGAGGAACTACTCTTACTTCCAGGGATAGGCCCTAAGATGGCTCATTTG GTTATGAATGTTGGTTGGAATAATGTTCAAGGGATATGTGTAGATACCCATGTACACCGCATTTGTAATCGGCTTGGATGGGTTTCAAGACCAGGCACAAAACAG AAAACTTCAACACCTGAGCAAACAAGAGAGGCGTTACAACTGTGGCTACCGAAGGAAGAATGGGTTCCAATAAACCCTCTTTTG
- the LOC126704396 gene encoding endonuclease III homolog 1, chloroplastic-like isoform X4 — translation MPLILLGTNLCTSSLAFGFGRIRLFGAMSKPNKTLSSKLLHSKTQVPISDPNPGVPGSESSNGGSVPEQHVYVRKKRVKKLVQVKEEDHEAESNNKKLRGLPDIEEFAYKNDSFPSRKSNPASDVLPVKTEVASSIIPRGEPPPNWMKVLEGIRKMRSSEDAPVDTMGCEKAGSSLPPKERRFAVLVSSLLSSQTKDNVTNGAIQRLLQNDLLVADAIDKADEATIKSLIYPVGFYTRKAENMKKIAKICLMKYDGDIPSSLEELLLLPGIGPKMAHLIPMYTAFVIGLDGFQDQAQNRKLQHLSKQERRYNCGYRRKNGFQ, via the exons atgcccCTCATTCTCCTAGGAACTAACTTGTGCACATCTTCACTTGCTTTCGGTTTTGGTCGAATCAGATTGTTCGGCGCCATGTCCAAACCCAACAAAACACTCTCTTCCAAACTCCTCCATTCCAAAACCCAAGTGCCCATTTCAGACCCAAACCCAG GAGTTCCAGGTTCTGAATCTTCCAATGGCGGCTCTGTCCCAGAACAACATGTATATGTGAggaaaaagagagtgaaaaagtTAGTACAAGTTAAAGAAGAGGATCATGAAGCAGAATCCAATAACAAGAAA CTGCGTGGCCTACCTGACATTGAAGAATTCGCATACAAGAATGATTCTTTTCCGTCAA GGAAGTCAAATCCTGCCTCAGATGTGCTTCCAGTGAAAACTGAAGTTGCTTCTTCAATCATACCTAGAG GTGAACCACCTCCAAATTGGATGAAAGTCCTTGAAGGGATTCGCAAAATGAGGTCTTCTGAGGATGCACCAGTAGACACAATGGGATGTGAGAAAGCTGGCAGCTCTCTTCCTCCTAAG GAAAGAAGATTTGCTGTCTTAGTCTCTTCGCTTCTGTCAAGTCAAACCAAGGATAATGTTACTAATG GAGCAATTCAGCGTCTCCTTCAAAATGATCTGCTCGTTGCTGATGCCATTGACAAAGCCGATGAAGCAACTATCAAAAGCTTGATTTACCCT gttgGATTTTATACAAGAAAAGCTGAGAATATgaagaaaattgcaaaaatttgtCTCATGAAGTATGATGGTGACATACCTAGCTCATTGGAGGAACTACTCTTACTTCCAGGGATAGGCCCTAAGATGGCTCATTTG ATACCCATGTACACCGCATTTGTAATCGGCTTGGATGGGTTTCAAGACCAGGCACAAAACAG AAAACTTCAACACCTGAGCAAACAAGAGAGGCGTTACAACTGTGGCTACCGAAGGAAGAATGGGTTCCAATAA